In the Mya arenaria isolate MELC-2E11 chromosome 11, ASM2691426v1 genome, one interval contains:
- the LOC128208472 gene encoding golgin subfamily A member 6-like protein 6: protein MGGGERGKREGRVKREKRGGREQGIKKREGRDELEKRCVEERGRRKGVKKRRGRDELREERGRGEREEKWGREERVEEKGRRDEKEKRGVEVRGRRDEIEKRGVEESGRRDEIDKRGVEENGRRDEIEKRGVEESGRRDEIEKRGVDKRGVEDRGRREWVKKRGIEEKGRRDAIEKKGVEERGRRNGVEKRGVEEKGSRDEIEKRGVEVRGRRNEIEKRGVEVTGRRDEIEKRGVEESGRRDEIENRWAEEREGKERE from the exons ATGGGTGGAGGAGAGAGGGGGAAGAGAGAGGGTAGAGTGAAGAGGGAGAAGAGAGGGGGTAGAGAACAGGGGATTAAGAAAAGAGAAGGTAGAGACGAGCTGGAGAAGAGATGTGTAGAGGAGAGAGGGAGAAGAAAGGGGGTAAAGAAGAGAAGGGGTAGAGACGAGTTGAG AGAAGAGAGGGGTAGAGGAGAGAGGGAGGAGAAATGGGGCAGAGAAGAGAGGGTAGAGGAGAAAGGAAGAAGAGACGAGAAAGAGAAGAGAGGGGTAGAGGTGAGAGGGAGAAGAGACGAGATAGAGAAGAGAGGGGTAGAAGAGAGCGGGAGAAGAGACGAGATAGACAAGAGAGGGGTAGAAGAGAACGGGAGAAGAGACGAGATAGAGAAGAGAGGGGTAGAAGAGAGCGGGAGAAGAGACGAGATAGAGAAGAGAGGGGTAGATAAGAGAGGGGTAGAGGATAGAGGAAGAAGGGAATGGGTAAAGAAGAGAGGGATAGAGGAGAAAGGGAGAAGAGACGCGATAGAGAAGAAAGGGGTAGAGGAGAGAGGGAGAAGAAATGGGGTAGAGAAGAGAGGGGTAGAGGAGAAAGGGAGCAGAGACGAGATAGAGAAGAGAGGGGTAGAAGTGAGAGGGAGGAGAAACGAGATAGAGAAGAGAGGGGTAGAGGTGACAGGGAGAAGAGACGAGATAGAGAAGAGAGGGGTAGAAGAGAGCGGGAGAAGAGACGAGATAGAAAATAGATGGGCAGAGGAGAGAGAGGGAAAAGAGAGGGAGTAG